The DNA segment ATCGAGCACTGCCAGGTTACGCTCAAGCGCCTGCTGGTCGACAATAAAACAGGGAGAAGGAACCGTGTTCAAGTCGAAATTGATGGTGTCGTCAGTTACGATCACAAATCTACTCCTGCAAGGTCGCCCTCGTACTCAACCCAAGGCAGGCCATGGATAGTAAGTTTCTCCATAAACGGCTCTGGATCAAACTGCTCCATGTTAAAGACACCCTCTCCTCTCCACTTACCGGTAAGCATCATCATTGCCCCGATCATTGCCGGCACGCCCGTTGTGTACGAAACCGCCTGAGACTTCACCTCTTTATAGCACTGCTCGTGGTCGCAGATATTATAGATATAGTAGCTCTTTGCCTTGCCATCTTTTATGCCCTTGATCAGGCAGCCTATACAGGTTCGCCCCTTTGTGAGCGGCCCGAGGGAACTCGGATCAGGAAGCACTGCCTTTAAGAACTGTAGCGGTATGATCTCCTGCCCCTGGTAGTTGATGGGCTTAATACCCGTCATGCCAATTCCCTGAAGAACATTGAGATGATTGAGGTAGTTATCAGAAAAAGTCATCCAGAAACGGCCCCTTTTGATTTCCGGGATATGTCGGACTAATGATTCCAGCTCTTCATGATACAGAAGATATATTTTCTTAGGGCCAATTCCTTCAGGGAAATCAAAGGTCTGGCAGTGGCTCAGTGGCTCAGTCTCCTTCCAGACACCATTTTCAAAGAACTTGCCGCGTTGGGTAACTTCTCGGATATTAATTTCGGGATTAAAGTTTGTGGCAAATGGCTGACCATGATCACCAGCATTGCAATCAATAATGTCTAAGGTGTGAATCTGGTCAAAATGTTTTTTCTTGGCCCAGGCCGTAAAAACATTTGTCACCCCAGGATCAAAACCACTGCCCAGAAGTGCCATGAGACCTCTATCCTGAAAGCGCTGCTGATAATCCCACTGCCATTTGTAGCAGAATTTCGCCTCATCTGGCGGCTCATAATTTGCCGTATCCAGATAATCCACTCCCGTTTCAAGACAGGCGTCCATAATGTGCAGATCCTGGTATGGCAACGCAACATTAACAACCAGTTGCGGGCCAAACTCTTTTATCAGACTGACCAGTTCAGGGACGTTATCAGCGTCTACCTGCTCGGTGCGTATTGGACTCTTGATCTGGCTGGCAATCTGTTCGCATTTGGAAACAGTGCGGCTTGCCAGGCAGATCTCACTGAAAACCTCTGGCACCTGAGCACATTTATGGGTAACAACTGACCCGACACCGCCTGCACCAATTATTAAAACTCGTGACATGTAAATACTCCTTGATCTCGGTTAAAAAGTTTTTTACTCTTTTTCAAAATATGTGTAACCGCGTAACCCCTCGTTGAAACAGCTGAGAATTGTTTTGCGGTCTTTTGTGGTAATAAAGTTTTGACGAATTGAATCCTCCGCAAAATCTTTCATTCGTTTCTTGATCGCCTTCACGTCATATTCCACGTACGACAACACGTCCTCGACAGAATCGCCTTCAAGTTCGCGCACAAAGTCATACGTGCCATCACTTTGAATGTTTATGGAAACCACGTTAGTATCACCAAACAGATTATGGAGGTCGCCCAGTGTCTCCTGGTAGGCACCAACAAGAAAAACACCCAGGTAATACTCTTCACCTTTTCTCAGTTCATGTAAGTGAATTGTTTCCCTGGCATGAGGGTGTGATGGAAATTTTGTTATTTTCCCCTCACAGTCGCAGGTAATATCAGCGATTATGGCGCTCCGGGTAGGGGCTTCGCCCAGGCGATGAATAGGTGTAACCGGAAACAGCTGGCCTATAGCCCAGACATCAGGTAGAGATTGAAACAGACTGAAATTCCCATAGTAGATATCAGGAATAAGTTTTTCAATTTGTTCTATTTCTTCAGGGACATAATCAAGCTCACTAGCCACCTTAGTAATTTTTATCAGAATGTGCCGGATAAGGTCATCGGCAATTGCCTTCTCACGCATAGTAATCTGGCTGTTCTTAAAAAGCTGCTGCGCCTGACTTTTGTAAAAAAACGCATCGTTGTAACATTCCTGGATATCTTTTGCCGAAACCATGTTGTAGGTCGACAGGAGATTATCAAGCAGATCATAGGTGGTTTTCGGCAGATCCACAGGAATTGGATGCGGGGTAACTTCCGTAACATCTAAGACGTTAAAAAGGAGTACCGAATAATAGGCTACAGTAAAGCGTCCAGACTCTGTCACAATTGTTGGATGCGCGATATTGTTCTTATCAAGAACCGAGGCAATGGTTTCGACAATATCACAACAATACTCTTCAACTGAATAGTTACGACTTGAATGATAGTTTGTTTTTGATCCATCATAGTCAACTGCAAGTCCTCCACCAAGGTCAAGAAATCCCATCGCCGCACCCTCTTTCACGAGCTCTTCGTAAATACGGCATGCCTCAATAACCCCGGCGCGAATATCTTGGATATTAGGAATCTGCGACCCGATGTGATAGTGCTGCAACTGGAGACAGTCAAGTTTATCGTCTTCTTTTAAGCGGTCAATCACATCAATAACCTGGCTCATTGTAAGACCAAAAACACTCGCCTCACCACCAGATTCAGCCCACTGCCCTTCTGCTTTCGTCGATAATTTTATGCGAAGTCCCAGCAGAGGACGAACACCGATTTTTTTGGCCCTTTCCAGAATCACTTCAAGTTCGCCGGGCATCTCCAGGACAAAGAAGCATTTCAGCCCCATTTTCGTTGCATAAAGGCCCAGGTCAATAAACTCTTCATCTTTGTAACCATTACAGATCAGGCAGGCATCACGGTTATCAAGCATTGAAATTGCGGCAATAAGCTCGGATTTGCTTCCGGCCTCAAGGCCATGATCATACTCTCTGCCAAACTGGGTAATAGCCTCAACAACCTGTTCCTGCTGATTAACCTTAATGGGAAAAACACCTTTATATTTACCTGTATAACCAACCTCTTTAATGACCTTGTTAAAACTCTCATGCAGCCTTTTTATCTGAGAGCCAAGTATATTCTCAATTCGAAGAAGCACAGGCATCGCAAGTCCACGCTCCTCAATACCTCTTGCGATTTCAAACAGACTGATCTTCACCCCATTGTCTTTCCCCAAAGGAGTGATCACAACCTCGCCAAACTCATCCACGGCAAAATAACCAGCACCCCATTTATCGATGCCGTAAAGATTAGCTGCGTCTTCAACTGTCCATTTTTTCTTTTTAGTCATAGCGTTATTCAGTACCATCCACTTTCTGACTTCAGTGGAATTGAGATTACTCGGATAATGACACCGAGGGATAACAACCTACCCTCATGTAAAATGTTATCTGAACGTTGGTCTACCTAGCAAAGTCGGTGCCACACATATAACATACTGTTATCATAAGATATTTCAGTTAGCCTCACAGACACATCGGAACATGAAGTTCCGATACCTGTGACGTATGCCCATTAATTTTGGAATTAATCAAAATTAATGGTCGTAATTAGTTGATAAAACAGTATAAAATAGAACAAAGGAACTACAGGTTCTTGTTTAACGATAAACGGAACCACAAGTTCTTTTTTATAGAAAAATATTGGCCACCGGCCAACAGCAAAAAGGAGCTCGTGTGAAAAATAGTCTGGTGATCAGCAAAGATCCGGAAGTATTTTCTCTATTCAGAGAGATGAGCGCAAAAGGCAGCAATCTTTTATCGCCAGCCTCTTCATTGGCCGAAGGAATCGAGATCATTAAGAGATCTCGGTGTGATTTGATTTTTATCGATATGAAGATTTTAAATCAGGCAGCCGCCTCCGGTGGATATAAGGCCGTACTGCAATCCTTCTGGATACTCTATCCCTCTGTTGAAATTATCGTAATGACCTCCCAGAAAATGCTCAGGGAGGCTGTGAAAGCTGTCAAACAAGGGGTTAGCGATTATATCACCTACCCTCTTGTTTCAGACGAAATCCGCCTGGTGGTCAAGAGTATTAATGAGTCCCAAAAAGTACAATCTGAACTTGATTATTTGCGTGAAGAGACCTGGGACAAAGACTCGATCACTCTTTCCCAGACACGCTGTGCAGCCATGCAGCAGGTTTTCAATAACGTCCAATCCGTATCTTCCACAAAAAGTACCGTGCTTTTAACCGGCGAGACAGGAACCGGCAAGGGGGTACTAGCAAAAATTATCCACAAATTGAGCAACAGAAAAAACGAACAGTTTATCAATGTCCATTGTGGCGCTATCCCCGACACTCTTTTAGAGAGTGAACTTTTTGGCCATGAAAAAGGTGCCTTTACCGGGGCAATTCGGCGTAAACTCGGAAAATTTGAGATAGCAGAAGGTGGAACCATCTTCCTCGACGAGATTGGCACAATCACACCGGCCGCCCAGATCAAACTGCTCCAGGTTTTACAAGATAGCACATTCCAGCGTGTTGGAGGGGAAGATTCCATTGAGGCAAATATCCGAATCATTGCCGCAACCAACGTTGAACTCAAGCAACTCTGTGATGAGCAAAAATTCAGAAATGATCTGTACTATCGACTCAATGTTTTTCCGATAGAGCTTCCTCCTCTCCGAGATCGGAAGGAAGACATTCCGCTCTTGATTGAGGTGTTTCTGGAACGGCTCAACAAATTTCAAACAAAAAACATCTTCGATATCCACTCCCAGGTAATTACCGCTTTTCTTAACTACTCATGGCCGGGAAACATCCGTGAACTCGAAAACGTAATGGAGAGAGCCTACATTCTCGAAAAATCCTCTGTCCTCATGCCCGATAGCTTCCCGGCCGAACTGTTTATGGAGCAGGACGCCCTTTCCCTGGCCAAAATAGACACCATGCTGCCCTTGACTGAAGTCAGAAAGAGAGGCGTGGAAGAGATTGAGCGGCGCTATCTCAAAGAAATACTCGAAAAAAACATGGGAAAAATCAACAAAAGCGCTGAGGCTTCAGGCATTACAACAAGGCAGCTTCACAAGTTGATGCTGCGGCACGGATTGCACAAAGAAGCATTCAAAACACACTGACAGCTAACTGCCAAAAGTTGAGAGATCTGCTAATATATTTTTCTTTTTGAGAAACTTTTTCCTAAAACTGAAAAGGTATTTTCAACGATAAAGAGAGCGTTCTCGTCAATGGTAAATACCGCCTCTTCGAGTCGCTTGAGTTGAATGTTATTGATCACCGTCATCAAGACAGAGCGCGGTGCTTTCGAGTATATGCCCCACCCGTTCAAGAGGGTCCCGCCTATTTTTAACTTTTCTTGAATCTCTTCAGAAATGCTCTCGCAAAGATCAGACACGATAAAAACAACCTTTCGCTGACTGAACATGGCAAGTGTTTGCTCCATTACTGCTGAGGCAACAAAGGTCATGATTATTGAGGCCATAACAAGGTCGATATCGAGGTAGATAAGGCTGCAAAGGTAAAGCAGCGTGTTAAATACAAAATAAAATTTACCGATGCCGATATTGAAGTTCTGAAACATCCAAACAGCAACAACATCGAGTCCACCGTTAGAGCCAAGCGACCGCAGAACAATCCCCACACCAAGGCCGGATAATAAGCCACAGGCAACAGCTGCATAGAGCTGGTCTTTTATCTGTAGTTCAAGCTCGATTGACATATATGCCAAAGTGAAAATCAGCATGGACGACACGCTGTACCAGAGAAAACGCCTGCTGATAGTTCGCCAGGCAATTATAAACATCGGAATATTAAACAACAGATATAACCCGGAAATACTACCGAAACCTGTAGTGAAAAAAAGCAGCGATGCAGCACCAAAAAGACCTCCAGGGACAAAGTGATGCGGAAGGGCAATTGATTTAAGGGCGAACGCTGTAATAATTGAACCAACAATAATCTGTAGAATATTCCAGTGGATTGAATACGTGAAACCTTTTTGAATCATTGCAGAATACCGAATTGAGACCTTTTACTGTTGTTTTGTTGTCTGAAGATAGGATTGTTTCGGTCAGATTACACAATAATAAAAATAGCGAAACAGATAATGATACAAGGAAGAATTTAGCAGATAGTTTTGTGCCAGATATTCATGCTTTCGATGTTGCCTGAGATATTGGTATTATTTTTGAGTCTCCCCCCTAACTCATAGCCGAGCTTGGAGAAAGTTATGTTAATTCCGGCGGATTTCGCTCTTGCAATTGTATAGGCCGTTCTGATCCCCTTTTTTTTCATCTCTTTTTCCATTCGAAGAAGGAGATGTACCCCGAGGCTATTGCCACGCCACTTTGGCAGTGTTGCGAAATCAGTCATTTCAACGTTTTGGGATGTCACATCAATTTCAGCAGAAGAAAGAGCAATAAGCCGCCCATTTTTTTCAATCCCAAAATAATCGACATTACTCTGCATGCTGTCTTTAAGAAACAGGGGGTCATGGATTGGAAAGGGGTAGGTTTGGAAAACCTTTTTGTAAATTGTTGCCATTATTTCAACATCCTCTTCTTTACATCGATGCAATCTGAACAACTCTTTATCCAACGATTCGTTGGTACTGCCAGATTTATTAAAGGCAAGGCGAAGTATTTTCTTGATATCTGCTGCATCAGGCTCTGAAGCACGTTCTTCATCAAGGTAATACCCCATAAAAACACCGGCGATTGCACCATTAAAGAATCGGGGAATTGAAGCTTCTTCGATATACCCTTCACGTACAAATTGTTTAGAATAATCAGCAGGAATCTTCACAAATATCTTTGAGTATTCATGACGTTCTGCCATTTTTACCAAATCTGAAGGCAGCGACCGGGGCAGACTGTTGCCAACCTTCATTAAATAGATGCGATCATTGAGAGGCCCATGCTGGATAATTGAACCATCGGGAAGTTCTTTTACCTTATCTGGTGGTTGTTTGGACATATTGTTGTTATCCTCTTCGGCCATGACGCGAATTATTTTTGGGAACCAGGGCAATCATATTATTGCTGTCAGCCAGTAGTTTCTCAATTCCTAAAGAACGGGTTTCATCTGCATCCTCAAGAGAAAGTTGCAAGTCACACTCATCGCAATTTCTTTTACAAAATGTGGGTTCATAAGAGTCCGGTTCTTTGTAGGTTGTGATCACGCCTTCATAATTTCGCAAAACAACTTTATTGGTAGACCAGGAGATTAGATAATTTGGCATCACGGGGATCTTGCCACCTCCACCTGGTGCATCAATTACATAGGTTGGAACACAAAATCCGCTTGTATGACCGATAAGACTCTCGAGGATTTCAATACCTTTACCAACCGGCGTTCTGAAGTGATTAAGCCCCTCCGAGAGATCGCATTGATACAAATAGTATGGCCTCACGCGGTTTGCGACAAGTTTGTGAAATAGCGAACGCATAATTCTTGAACAATCATTAACACCCGACAAGAGGACAGTTTGATTGCCAAGTGGGATACCAGCGTCCGCCAACTTTTTCAAAGATTCTTTCGATGAGGTTGTCAGTTCACGGGGATGATTGAAATGGGTATTAATCCAGATCGGACTATGTTTTTTCAACATTGCAACTAATCGGTCTGTGATTCGATATGGAAGAACAACAGGCGTCCGTGTTCCAATTCGAACCACTTCCACGTGGTCAATCATCTTTAATTCAGTAAGAATCCAATCCAGATAATCGGTTGACAAAAGAAACGGATCGCCTCCACTCAAGAGAACATCTCTTATTTGAGGCGTTTGCCGAATATATTCAATTCCTTTCATAATTTGATCTTTTCCAGGTATGGTGTCCCGGTCTCCGACTTGGCGTTTTCTTGTACAATGTCTGCAGTACATGGAACACATGTTACTGACCAGCAGCAGCACCCGATCCGGATATCTGTGCGTGAGCCCGGGGACAGGACTATCTGCATCTTCATGCAGAGGGTCAACCATATCGGTATCTTGAATCTCAAGTTCGTTGATCACCGGAAAACTCTGCTTGAAGATTGGGTCTTTCTCTACGTCATCAGTTTTTATAAGGGAAAGATAATAAGGTGTTATGGACATCGGGAATTTATTGACAATCGTCCGAAAATCACGACGTAAATCCTCTGAAAGCTCAATGTCCAGGAGTCTTTCAAAGGTATCCACATCCTTGATGCAGTGTTTGATCTGCCACTGCCAATCTTTCCATTTGCCGACCGAATCAAAGCCAATCTCGTTAAATATATCTTGTTGCTGTGTGCTAAGCATTTCCATAAAGTTCCTTCTTTTTATGAATAGTTGACAAGCAGGTTGCCATAACTAATTCTTTAGTTTCATTAATATTTACTCTACAGCAGGCTGTATTCTTCTTTTAGGCTACTGTAGACTAGGCTTGATACGTTACGAATGATGTTGCCTCGAGAAGCCATCCAATGGCCATAGTTTCTCGCCCTTTTCTGTTTTTCGATGATCCCCACAATAATATACGGATAGCGGCGACCATCTCGGCCTTTAGGTACCAATATGCCCATATCGCCACAAAGTTTGGCTGTTGTTCCGGTTTTGTCGAAAACCAGCGTCCCCCTGGGAAGAGGCGTACCATGGTAGATGCGGTCCCTGTTGGGTAGGGCCATTAGTCGACGAATTTCTTTTCCCGATGACAGTTTTTTGTTCCAGAGCGCCGCCAGAAACATACCATATTCACGAGGCGCCACTTTGTTTCGGTATGTTCCGCCATTAGCGGGGATATATTCGACTATTTTTATAGATTGAAAGATGTTTGGATACTGTTTCTTGAGCGTATCTTCAACCGCTTTTGGGCCGCCGATATGACGCATCAGCCAGTTTGTCGCCTTGTTGTCACTGCGTTGAATCATGGCCTCCATTTTTTGCCGACTTTTCGGACCATATATCAATGCCCCCTCTTTCTCCTTAAGGAAAAAAGCCAGGGCCACAAATGGCTTCATCATGCTCGCCGCTTGCAAAGGTGTATGTATGTTAATGTCTATAAGATTGCGTCCTGTGGTCAGGTCGTAGGCCAACCAGGCAGTTCGTTCATCGGATGTAATTTTATTTTTTCTGCGTAACTCCTTGATATACTTCTCTATTTTTTTCTCCAGCAAGGTGGCGGAGTCGTCGGTCTTGCCCGTAAACCTTTTTGCTGTTTTACTCGTTTTATGTTTGGGAACTGTCGGCGAAGCTTTAGTGGCTGTAAAACTTGCACGGGGAACCGGCTTGTCTTCCATATCCAGATAACTTGATTCTCCAAAAACAATTTCATTGTTTTGCGAAAGGGCAATCGATGCAGCAACTCCCTTTCGTTTCAGTAAGTTATCATGCCTATTGGCAACTCGGAGTGTCGATTGTCTATCTCCTAAGCGGCGATAGACAAGAATGTAATTATCATGGCGTGTTTTTTCGATGAACAGGTCTTTACCAACATCCTGCCCCAAATAACGATAAATCATTTCATATCGGTGCTTCAGGCTTACAAGGTTAACCCCTAGACCATAGCTGACATTGTAGAGGTCAGAATATTGTCCGGCACCGATCGCCACCGCCGTACCCTGCATGCCAACTTTTTCTAAAATACTGTTATGGTGCACAACAAGGCGTGCTGAGGATAAAGGAGTCCCGCTTCGATCATACACAACACCGTATCTGTTTCTTGTACGGACTATTTTCAAAGATTTGGTTACTTCCGGGCCAAGCATCGTCTCAAGCTTTTCTTTGAAGTCCAGCGCAGCATCAAGATTACTGTCCTCGAAATACACAATATCATAGCGACCAGTGCTGCTTGCCTGCGCTTTGGAGTATTGGCAGAACAGTCCCAAACTACATAGGTAAATCACCAGCACAAATTGGGCAGGCATCAGGTTAATTTTCCGAGGACAATGTCGCATAAGATTAAGTTACATGGTGCCCAGGTAATTGCGTAACGAGTCTCTTATGCTGGTGACCGTCCATAAGAAGCGTTTATCGTCCTCTTCAAGAAGAGTCATGCGAAGCCCCTGCAACTCTGTATTAAAGGAAGACAGTGGAACAACGCAGATACCAGTGTTACCCAGAAGATAGAGTGAAAAACGCTTGTCTAGTGCCATCATTGGAGCATCGACAAGCTGTGCAATTTTATTGCTGACCAGATTGTTGGGAACTGGCAGGGTTTGATCTTCAGACAAATAGTTTGTCTGGAAAACTACCGTGAAATAAAAAGCTCCATTGCTGGGGTTGACGATGAGTCCTTCCTCACCACAAAACATTTTGTAAGCGATGTTTGCCCGTTCCTGATATTTCTGTACCCGTTCTTGCAGAAAAGATTTGTAACCGGGGTGCGCCATGAGAATTGGCAAAACTTTTTGGGGTAAAGTAGTAGAGCAAACCTCCAGCATTTTCGCATTAACAATAGAGTTGATATAGGCATCGAAGCCTGTATCTTTTTCTCTATTGTAGACCTCCATCCAACCACAGCGAGCCCCCGGCCAGGGCATTTCTTTGGACATACTTTTCAGTGCTATCCCTGGGACATCTCCAATGTATTTCCCGAGCGAACATGGGACCTGATCGTTGAAAACGATATTCTCATACACTTCATCGACAATGACAAACAGATTATATTTACGCGCGAGAATGACAATTTCTCTGAGGATTTTTTCCGGATAGACAAAGCCTGTTGGGTTGTCCGGATTCACAATCAAAATGGCCACTACGGAGGGGTTATAGCGTATCCTGGTTTCAATATCTGCGACATCAGGGCACCAGCCATTTTGAGGGTGCAAATAATAGCTGACCGGTAAAGCCCCAGCGTGAGCAGCCTCTCCAGATGCATACGTCATATACCCCGGACTTGGAACCAACACCCGTGCTGTTCTTTTCAAAAATCCGAAAATTTTATTGATTGCATCCCCCAGCCCATTAAAGAAGATGATGTCGTCTGGGGAGATATACTTACCGTTGTTACGCAGGGAGATGTCAGCCCAGAATTTACGTGTCTGATATAGTCCTTTGGTCGGGCTATACCCGTATAATTCGTCACTTTGCAGGGAATTAGAGACAATCTCTTTAAACCAGGAAGGCAAGGACAGCCCTTTGGAAATCGGGTCACCGATATTCTCCCAGTAGATATCAAGCCCCAAGGCATTCAACTCTCTGGCCAGCTCAACAATGCTTAAGACCTCATAGTGCATTTTGTCGGCACCGATGTGCACAATGTCTTTACGCATGACAACTAATTTCTTTGGATTTAATTTTACAGAATATAGTTTTGTGGAATAAATGTTTATCACGATAACACAAAGAGTTGATCAGTGCAATGGCACGACCATCTTGTCAGCGAAATGAACTTACAGGAACAATGGGGGGAAAGATGAAAAACTAGGTAGAATGACTACGACCCGATAGGCGTGAACCCATCGTCCTCATTTTGTTTTTTCAAGGCCTTAACAAACTCTGTGAGTCCTTCTTCGAGTTGGCCGAGCGTCTCATCGGGCAAACGGAGCAAAACATCAGCAAGAACCCCTTGAGCTGGTCGAGGCGCGCCAGCTAATAGCTGGGTTCCCGTTTCAGTAAGAAACAGTTCAACAACCCTTTGATCTTGGGGATTATTCCGATCTCGGCGAACCAGTTCTTTGTTTTGGAGTTTATCTAGCATGTTACTGCAGGTTGAGGGATGGATGGATAGGATGATTGCAAGCTCAGAAACCTTTAGCCCAGGTGTTTTGAAAAGTTCCCACATCATCCAAAGCTGTGCCGAACTCAATCCACACTCTTTTTCAACCCACTTGGCGTGGGCCTGACTTGCACGAAATATAATCCGCAAGTCTTTTAGAATTGCCTGAAAACGTTGAAACCGTGGATCATCTGAGACCATTTGATGGTCGGGCAACTTAGGGTGGTCGGGCCGTTCTGACATTAAGCGATCTCTTAGGAAATTAATATTTGCACCAATAAATCATCACATACTAAGAATAACTTGAAAAATCAAGGAGTAGCCGACCTGCTACTCAAATAGAATTTCAGCTATATTTCTCGGCAATGCGACAATTTGCCACATTCTCAAACAGTTTCATTACTGCTATAGAATCGATTTCTAAGAGCCACAATGTGGCACATGCCAATCAGACAAAATGTAAAAAGGGGGAGTTCGTGAAACTAGTTCCAATACTAGCAGTTTTAGCAACTGTAAGCCCGGTCG comes from the Desulfobulbaceae bacterium genome and includes:
- the ablA gene encoding lysine 2,3-aminomutase, whose product is MEMLSTQQQDIFNEIGFDSVGKWKDWQWQIKHCIKDVDTFERLLDIELSEDLRRDFRTIVNKFPMSITPYYLSLIKTDDVEKDPIFKQSFPVINELEIQDTDMVDPLHEDADSPVPGLTHRYPDRVLLLVSNMCSMYCRHCTRKRQVGDRDTIPGKDQIMKGIEYIRQTPQIRDVLLSGGDPFLLSTDYLDWILTELKMIDHVEVVRIGTRTPVVLPYRITDRLVAMLKKHSPIWINTHFNHPRELTTSSKESLKKLADAGIPLGNQTVLLSGVNDCSRIMRSLFHKLVANRVRPYYLYQCDLSEGLNHFRTPVGKGIEILESLIGHTSGFCVPTYVIDAPGGGGKIPVMPNYLISWSTNKVVLRNYEGVITTYKEPDSYEPTFCKRNCDECDLQLSLEDADETRSLGIEKLLADSNNMIALVPKNNSRHGRRG
- the ablB gene encoding putative beta-lysine N-acetyltransferase; amino-acid sequence: MSKQPPDKVKELPDGSIIQHGPLNDRIYLMKVGNSLPRSLPSDLVKMAERHEYSKIFVKIPADYSKQFVREGYIEEASIPRFFNGAIAGVFMGYYLDEERASEPDAADIKKILRLAFNKSGSTNESLDKELFRLHRCKEEDVEIMATIYKKVFQTYPFPIHDPLFLKDSMQSNVDYFGIEKNGRLIALSSAEIDVTSQNVEMTDFATLPKWRGNSLGVHLLLRMEKEMKKKGIRTAYTIARAKSAGINITFSKLGYELGGRLKNNTNISGNIESMNIWHKTIC
- a CDS encoding YitT family protein; protein product: MIQKGFTYSIHWNILQIIVGSIITAFALKSIALPHHFVPGGLFGAASLLFFTTGFGSISGLYLLFNIPMFIIAWRTISRRFLWYSVSSMLIFTLAYMSIELELQIKDQLYAAVACGLLSGLGVGIVLRSLGSNGGLDVVAVWMFQNFNIGIGKFYFVFNTLLYLCSLIYLDIDLVMASIIMTFVASAVMEQTLAMFSQRKVVFIVSDLCESISEEIQEKLKIGGTLLNGWGIYSKAPRSVLMTVINNIQLKRLEEAVFTIDENALFIVENTFSVLGKSFSKRKIY
- a CDS encoding saccharopine dehydrogenase family protein translates to MSRVLIIGAGGVGSVVTHKCAQVPEVFSEICLASRTVSKCEQIASQIKSPIRTEQVDADNVPELVSLIKEFGPQLVVNVALPYQDLHIMDACLETGVDYLDTANYEPPDEAKFCYKWQWDYQQRFQDRGLMALLGSGFDPGVTNVFTAWAKKKHFDQIHTLDIIDCNAGDHGQPFATNFNPEINIREVTQRGKFFENGVWKETEPLSHCQTFDFPEGIGPKKIYLLYHEELESLVRHIPEIKRGRFWMTFSDNYLNHLNVLQGIGMTGIKPINYQGQEIIPLQFLKAVLPDPSSLGPLTKGRTCIGCLIKGIKDGKAKSYYIYNICDHEQCYKEVKSQAVSYTTGVPAMIGAMMMLTGKWRGEGVFNMEQFDPEPFMEKLTIHGLPWVEYEGDLAGVDL
- a CDS encoding sigma-54-dependent Fis family transcriptional regulator; the encoded protein is MSAKGSNLLSPASSLAEGIEIIKRSRCDLIFIDMKILNQAAASGGYKAVLQSFWILYPSVEIIVMTSQKMLREAVKAVKQGVSDYITYPLVSDEIRLVVKSINESQKVQSELDYLREETWDKDSITLSQTRCAAMQQVFNNVQSVSSTKSTVLLTGETGTGKGVLAKIIHKLSNRKNEQFINVHCGAIPDTLLESELFGHEKGAFTGAIRRKLGKFEIAEGGTIFLDEIGTITPAAQIKLLQVLQDSTFQRVGGEDSIEANIRIIAATNVELKQLCDEQKFRNDLYYRLNVFPIELPPLRDRKEDIPLLIEVFLERLNKFQTKNIFDIHSQVITAFLNYSWPGNIRELENVMERAYILEKSSVLMPDSFPAELFMEQDALSLAKIDTMLPLTEVRKRGVEEIERRYLKEILEKNMGKINKSAEASGITTRQLHKLMLRHGLHKEAFKTH
- a CDS encoding serine hydrolase → MPAQFVLVIYLCSLGLFCQYSKAQASSTGRYDIVYFEDSNLDAALDFKEKLETMLGPEVTKSLKIVRTRNRYGVVYDRSGTPLSSARLVVHHNSILEKVGMQGTAVAIGAGQYSDLYNVSYGLGVNLVSLKHRYEMIYRYLGQDVGKDLFIEKTRHDNYILVYRRLGDRQSTLRVANRHDNLLKRKGVAASIALSQNNEIVFGESSYLDMEDKPVPRASFTATKASPTVPKHKTSKTAKRFTGKTDDSATLLEKKIEKYIKELRRKNKITSDERTAWLAYDLTTGRNLIDINIHTPLQAASMMKPFVALAFFLKEKEGALIYGPKSRQKMEAMIQRSDNKATNWLMRHIGGPKAVEDTLKKQYPNIFQSIKIVEYIPANGGTYRNKVAPREYGMFLAALWNKKLSSGKEIRRLMALPNRDRIYHGTPLPRGTLVFDKTGTTAKLCGDMGILVPKGRDGRRYPYIIVGIIEKQKRARNYGHWMASRGNIIRNVSSLVYSSLKEEYSLL
- the speA gene encoding biosynthetic arginine decarboxylase, whose translation is MTKKKKWTVEDAANLYGIDKWGAGYFAVDEFGEVVITPLGKDNGVKISLFEIARGIEERGLAMPVLLRIENILGSQIKRLHESFNKVIKEVGYTGKYKGVFPIKVNQQEQVVEAITQFGREYDHGLEAGSKSELIAAISMLDNRDACLICNGYKDEEFIDLGLYATKMGLKCFFVLEMPGELEVILERAKKIGVRPLLGLRIKLSTKAEGQWAESGGEASVFGLTMSQVIDVIDRLKEDDKLDCLQLQHYHIGSQIPNIQDIRAGVIEACRIYEELVKEGAAMGFLDLGGGLAVDYDGSKTNYHSSRNYSVEEYCCDIVETIASVLDKNNIAHPTIVTESGRFTVAYYSVLLFNVLDVTEVTPHPIPVDLPKTTYDLLDNLLSTYNMVSAKDIQECYNDAFFYKSQAQQLFKNSQITMREKAIADDLIRHILIKITKVASELDYVPEEIEQIEKLIPDIYYGNFSLFQSLPDVWAIGQLFPVTPIHRLGEAPTRSAIIADITCDCEGKITKFPSHPHARETIHLHELRKGEEYYLGVFLVGAYQETLGDLHNLFGDTNVVSINIQSDGTYDFVRELEGDSVEDVLSYVEYDVKAIKKRMKDFAEDSIRQNFITTKDRKTILSCFNEGLRGYTYFEKE